A region of the Melitaea cinxia chromosome 1, ilMelCinx1.1, whole genome shotgun sequence genome:
attgGACTCGTACTTTCGGAGATATAGCCATATCAAATTTGTATGAAGAGTCATGAAATTTTAGTTTAGCAATTTATTccaattaatttgaaattgaaaataatgtaCACTAAACGGCCTGAAGTACTTCAATACTTACTtagtactttaaattaaaaaaaagttgttcgACATTTTCCACCACCATAGGTAATAGGTAGGTATGACGTAATTTGTTTTGACACTATTTCCGGGAATCAAGAGATAGGAATGCGCGACTGCAACATCAAGTTATGACACGTGTCGTTACCTGATTGGTGCAACGATAATAGGGCACAAAATGTACTATTGCATTCAAACGTACTTCAGTTTTCTATTACCCACCATAATAGACGCACTACCCtcacatatttattacataaacaaataagtaaGTGTTTGTGAAAATGTTTGAAGATTTGGTGACCAACCTTgacctttttattattttaaaaaacagtggcagtattaaaaataatgacagtTTGTGTGATGAGATAAGGTCTAAATTTTTAGTCGAATTAAGTGATCAACATGAAAAGATCTTAAAGTTATTTTGtgcaaaattttgttataatttaaatagaagATGGGAAAACGCTCATCGTAAAGAAACTATATTTAGAACTAAAAATAGCGAATGGTTACAAGAAACCATAATTTGGCCAGACTTTATTAAGTGTTTAATAACCAGTAATGAAGATCAACCAGCACCGAGTACATCAACTCAGTATGTATCACCAGCAAAAGTTTCTGTTGGTGTCTCCACCGAGCAAAGCCCTAGAAAACCGTTTTGTGAATTAGCGCCTAAACAGAAAAAAAGACGAGCAGAAAACTTTCATTTATCTTCGGacgaaataaaatatgcatatttTGAGCAGTTGCAAGCGGATGGAAAAGATGAGATTGCTAAAATACTAGAACATTTACTTAAGAATCCCCAagatgtaaaaaaagttaagaagTGCATATCTgttaaagaaacaaaatctGTATTTTCTCCGGATGAGGCTTTAGgattatttttatcacttaaGCTGACCAAGTGGCAATACAATACTTTAAGAAGAAGTGTTAACGAGAATGACGGTAATATATTTCCATCTTATTATCAAGTGCAACATGCGAAACAGGAATGCTATCCACCAAAAGATGCTATTACAGTGACGGACACCTCAGCCAAAATAAAGTTACAAGCTCTATTGGATATAACGACAAGAAGAATAATGACGTCACTCGTCATAGATAGTGGTTGTAAAGAATTTACACTAATCAGTAAGTGGGGATTTGACGGTGCTTCAAATCAAgccaattacaaacaaaaagtGCAAACAAACGATGAACAAGAAAGTGAACTAGACGATTCAAGCATATTTATGGGAAGTTTAGTGCCAATAAAATTAATGTGCGGCGAACAAGTTATGTGGAAAAACGATTCACCAAATTCATCATACTGGTGTCGTCCAATCTTTTTCGAATTtgtgaaagaaaataaaacaacaattttgCGTGAAAAAAGTGCTATTGAGGAAGAGAttgttaatttagtaaaaacagAAGTTGGAGAAATAAAGATTTCACACTCTCTATTAATGACAATGATAGACGGAAAAGCAACATCAATTTTATGTGATACTTCATCTCAGAGATGCGACATTTGTAAAGCCACTCCAACTGAGATGAATAATTTACCCTTAATTGCATCAAAACCGACTGATCTAGATCTCTGTAAATACGGATTGTCATCATTGCATATCTGGATACGAATGATGGAATGCATTCTGCATATAGCTTACAGATTAACGATAAAGACATGGACAGTAAAGAGAGACAACAAGTGCATCATGGAAAgcagaaagaaaaatatacaagatgcttttaaaaatagaatggGACTTCTGATAGATGTCGTCAAACAAGGGCACGGCTCCACGAATGACGGAAATACTGCTAGAAGATTTTTTGCAAACCCAAACGTGACTGCTGAGATAACTGGTGTTAGTGAAGACTTAATTAGGCGGTTTGCAACCATTTTAGAGGCAATTTCATCAGGTTACCACATTGACACAGTCAAATTTCACGAATATGCTCAAGTGACCATGCGACTGTATTTGGAATTATATGGCTGGTATTATATACCTTCAAGTGTTCACAAAGTTCTTATGCATGGTGCAGCTATTATTGAAAGTTTTGGTCTAATACCAATTGGACAGCTATCTGAAGAAGCTGCTGAAGCTAGAAATAAAGACTTTCGTAGGTACCGCCAACACCATTCCAGGAAATGCAGTAGAAAAACTACAAATgaagacattttaaataatttgttgacCAGCTCTGATCCACTCATCTCAGCGAAACGCCACAAACTTCGAAGAAAACATAAAACTTTGTCAGAAGAAGCacaaagtttattaataattgaacaAACGGAAACATTTGATAATGACGAATACGAAAATTTTGCATTCGTTAATATGGATACTCATgatagtaattaaatttaaaaagtgcaGTGACCAGTACCTGATTgtgatttttacttattttattagtcCTTAGTGGATTAGGCCTAACGGGGAGAccactatattaaaaaaaaacgcgccTGGTTCTTAACCTCTATGGTGGTGTGGAATAGAGAACAAAATTTGAAATTGCGACCAAATCGCAGAAAATCGCAACCCGAGAATAGGTActaaaatagaacaaaaatacGTACTATACATACGTAAAGTCAATTCTTTGAGAAAATTTGAGAATTTCTagattttcaagtttttttgttttgcttCATACAAAAATTACTTTGGTTATTAATAACTCCGAAAATACTCAAGTTATCTAAACGACCcccatataaataattacttataatcAATAGATAAATCCAACGcactatttaaaatttcagaaaaagaaactttttttttttaaacgctaAGTCCTCTACCGGCCCGTTTCAGCCCACTGTGCGGCGGCGCGCCCGCACATATCTAAGTTTTTATCGTTTATATCGAATAAAACGCATCGAGACCGAAGTCGTAGTTTCATTCCGAACCCGGGAGGGGGGTCACAGCGCCGGCAGGTCGGCGCCCAGCGCGCGGCAGAAGGCCGCCACGAGGCGCTCGGCGCGGCGCCGCCGCTCGTCGGGCGCCAGCTCGGGCACCGCGCGCGCGTCGCCCAGCGCGCCCAGCGCCTCCACGAACGCCTCCGCGCGCTCCACGGCCGCCTCGTCGTCCGAGGCCGCGAGCCCCTCGTAGTCGTCGTCGGAGGAGGTCGGCTCGCGGCcgtgcgcgggcggcgcggtACGGTGCGGGGCGGGGCGCTCGGGGCGGTCGAGGCGGCGCAGGCCGCGCCAGGCGTGCGCGtgcagcgcggcgcgcgcgcgctcgGCGCCGTAGGTCTCGGGGAAGGGCCCGGGGTCGCCGGCGGGGTCGGCGCGCTCCCGCAGCGGCACGAGCTCGTAGGCGCGGCGGCGCGCCCAGGCccgcagcgcgcgcgcggcgccCGGCGCGTCCGGCAGCAGCAGGCGCacggcggcgcgcgcgctggcGGCCGCCGCGCGCTCCCGGCGCCGCTCGGCCAGCGCCGCGCCCGCCTCGCCGTCCTGAGTATGTTAGAGATTGACTAGCGCGGACCTAGTTTGCGGTGACTGCTTTCTTCTTcggggattgtgggttcgaatctcccaccaaaaatggcgcgaactcgtatGTCTTGCCCgcggtcaccacgctgggcagactaTTACTTATAATACTGCCAGTGTTTAATTGCCGATCGTAAATGTGTATCAAAATGCGTTTTCGATAATATAGATTCTAAGTAGTTGGGTCTCCAGGCCTCGGACAGCACATTAAGCAGTAAGTCCCGGTTCTTATCACACAACTATCACTAAacacttctcctacatagagagaaatctaatttttttatagtagtttCGGCCTCAGTTCCGGTTTTAaccaacgcttcagcctgtaacatcccactactgggcataggcctcttccccatgtaggatcagagtttaatccaccacgctcctccaatgcgggttggcggatatattccctactatgagtaacgatcgctatcaggtgtacatgataacaaccgggaccgacggcttaacgtgctctccgaggcacggtggggagacccacaatgactgcacaaacacccagaccacggcaaacacctgtatggccaatacaaatgtttgtcatgtgcggggatcgaacccgcaaccgccagcgcaaccgacacaatccatggctgtgaccgttgcgccaacgcggcgtcatggTTTTAACCAAAATTAGTCTAAACTTAAGAGCCAAACTGCAACCTAACAGTAAGTTATATTGAACTCGGTATAATGTGTGACCCTGTGCTATGCAGGACAGacacaatttttaattgtttgtcgGCCTTAAAACAGACAAGTgtatttgatttgaaaaaaacCCATGAACAAAACAATTTTCACAAATACTTCAAATATTTCTCCGCTGAAAGttccaaatataaataaaaccggccaagtgcgagtcggactcgcgcacgaaggcttccgtaccattgactaggtaaaatatttagacaaaattttttgtctaaatatttttttattttaattttattattgattaaaaaaataaaaatgaaatatgaaatgaatgaatgaaacgtatgatgataattgtgtttgcaggcaaacgaaaaaaaaccgactgcaattatatcgacaagtaatacaacgtaggtagacgaaaaattagtcaagtaaatacgcattatcaaagattactccaaacgttgtactacttgttgatgtaattggtctgtttttttccgtttgccaaacacaattattattatattaaaaccttccgtggaccttacggaacatacaaaaaaagaaattagctGAATTGGTCATGCCATTTACgagttatgtgcttagcaacattcatttttatttatatatacactaccatgtatttgacacacacacgcatattatactctttttgTTGACTGTCACAGTCTgtaatcaaattgaaaaatttaaataacggttctttatttttattaatatttgtttttttttttaaatataaatttttattcatgttcgaatttcgacctctgggtgaTGACTAGTTCATATAATGATTTAGAATATCTAGCAGGGAAGGTATTATAAGAATTCGACTTATTTTACTATAGGTTTTTTCTTCTTCCTCTCTATGGCTCCATCAGCCTTTCGCCGATCATTTTGCTAATGACAAGttctaaaaatctattaaagtCCAGAGACAGGATCAGGTTTTGACAGTACAACAGTGGGTAAAGCCGTGGCTTATTGAAGTGGTTATTCAATTCTGCTTATTGGtcaattatagttttatatcattaatttcaaaaaacCTAGCTAAGACAACACAAAAAGAAGTTGGCAGAGCAAGTGTTATCTCTCCTGACAAATCGCAAATGCCTCTactataagttattatttatataccaaTGTTATTACATTCAGATAATATTCCTTTCATTCAATGTCATAACATTAAGAATGTTTCAGTACATCAGTAGTGTACCTCATTATCTGCAATGAAGATTATGTGTGCCTCCACATGTTCAGCTAGTTCTTGCGGACAC
Encoded here:
- the LOC123655310 gene encoding uncharacterized protein LOC123655310, with the protein product MRYTTDDGEAGAALAERRRERAAAASARAAVRLLLPDAPGAARALRAWARRRAYELVPLRERADPAGDPGPFPETYGAERARAALHAHAWRGLRRLDRPERPAPHRTAPPAHGREPTSSDDDYEGLAASDDEAAVERAEAFVEALGALGDARAVPELAPDERRRRAERLVAAFCRALGADLPAL